A portion of the Pirellulales bacterium genome contains these proteins:
- a CDS encoding DPP IV N-terminal domain-containing protein, translated as MNSATAFGVIGLVAASIALPGQAANPVAEANARMLAQAETRLMSIYNSDEYHMRSFDATWLPDGSGYLKLETPEGQSGPEIARYDSASGKRSVVIAGEKILVPGTTERLLIRGFICSPTAKWFLLHADKPSNEKGGDHWLYEQGSGDLRPVKSGEGVEFDSNAFSPDGLRLLGSRGADLLVFDIASGRTTKLTRDGDSDAVNNGRACWSPDGKWIAYVRSDSSAIPKRAVLVPGDPTYRTFQETRFERIGGPIPTLRVGVVSVNGGPTRWIELADKPGTFYLNPLGWAGNSDEVLIDKLNRGRDAREVLLANHLTGAMTKAYEATDPAWVVSWVDMEPGCLEWVRDSKSFIIFSERDGWRRAYVVSRDGSRQTPITAAGSDLIAPVQIDDKNGWYYYYASPDNATQRYLYRARLAGTGTPERLTPVDQPGSHSYVFSPDSHWAFHTYSTFDKPPVTDLVELPEHRSVRVLEDNSAASARVKPLITQPTEFLQLDIGDGVVMDSWMIKPRDFDPAKKYPVFVFVYGEPAGQTVLDDWRGGQGFSLFHRAVADLGYLVVSIDNRGTPGPKGAAWRRAVYGSLGPLSTEEQAEGLKALERLCPFVDLSRVGIWGWSGGGSNTLNALFRKPDDYHVGIAVVPKPQPQYYNAEYQEIFMRTPQENPEGYRTCAPINYAEGLRGDLLIITGSGETNTHIEITEGLVDRLIELGKRFDYFVYPNRDHGLREGKGTEVHVQMLIVRYLIEHLPPGPR; from the coding sequence ATGAATAGCGCAACAGCATTTGGAGTAATCGGTCTTGTAGCGGCGTCGATCGCCCTGCCGGGGCAGGCAGCCAACCCCGTAGCGGAGGCTAACGCCCGCATGCTGGCGCAAGCCGAAACGCGACTCATGTCGATCTACAATTCAGACGAATATCACATGCGATCCTTCGACGCCACCTGGCTGCCGGACGGTTCGGGATATCTGAAGTTGGAGACGCCCGAGGGCCAGTCCGGGCCAGAGATCGCACGCTACGATTCCGCCAGTGGCAAGCGCTCGGTGGTGATCGCCGGTGAAAAAATTCTCGTTCCTGGCACTACCGAACGGTTGCTGATCAGGGGATTCATCTGTTCGCCCACAGCAAAGTGGTTTCTGCTGCACGCAGACAAGCCCAGCAACGAGAAAGGCGGAGATCACTGGCTGTATGAACAGGGATCCGGTGACCTGCGTCCGGTGAAGTCCGGTGAAGGAGTGGAGTTCGATTCCAATGCGTTTTCGCCGGATGGCCTACGCCTGTTGGGTTCACGTGGCGCGGACTTGCTCGTTTTTGACATTGCCAGCGGTCGGACCACCAAACTGACCCGGGACGGCGACTCCGACGCTGTCAACAACGGCCGCGCTTGTTGGAGTCCGGACGGGAAATGGATCGCCTATGTTAGATCCGATTCGTCCGCGATTCCGAAACGGGCGGTCCTCGTCCCTGGCGATCCAACCTATCGCACTTTTCAAGAAACCCGGTTTGAACGGATCGGTGGGCCGATCCCCACGCTCCGCGTAGGAGTCGTCAGCGTGAATGGGGGCCCCACGCGTTGGATCGAGTTGGCCGATAAACCAGGCACCTTTTACCTTAATCCGTTGGGCTGGGCCGGGAATTCCGACGAAGTGCTCATCGATAAACTCAACCGCGGCCGTGATGCACGGGAAGTGTTGCTCGCCAATCACCTGACTGGAGCAATGACCAAAGCCTACGAGGCGACCGATCCCGCCTGGGTCGTGTCCTGGGTGGATATGGAACCCGGCTGCCTGGAATGGGTTCGCGACAGCAAGTCCTTTATCATCTTTAGTGAGCGGGACGGCTGGCGGCGCGCGTATGTCGTCTCGCGGGACGGTTCTCGCCAGACCCCGATTACCGCAGCGGGCAGCGACCTTATCGCCCCCGTCCAGATCGATGATAAGAATGGCTGGTACTATTATTACGCCTCGCCGGATAACGCGACGCAACGCTACCTATACCGTGCGCGCCTTGCTGGAACTGGCACACCCGAACGTCTAACGCCTGTGGATCAACCCGGCTCGCACAGTTATGTGTTTTCACCTGACAGCCATTGGGCGTTCCACACATATTCCACCTTCGACAAACCGCCGGTCACCGATCTGGTGGAACTGCCGGAACACCGGTCCGTACGTGTACTGGAGGACAACTCGGCTGCAAGTGCCCGCGTCAAGCCTCTCATTACGCAACCCACCGAGTTCCTCCAGCTTGACATCGGCGACGGGGTGGTGATGGACAGTTGGATGATCAAACCACGCGATTTTGATCCAGCGAAAAAGTATCCGGTGTTTGTGTTTGTCTATGGCGAGCCCGCCGGACAAACGGTTTTAGACGATTGGCGCGGCGGACAGGGATTCAGCCTGTTTCACCGTGCGGTGGCCGACCTAGGTTATCTCGTGGTTTCGATCGATAACCGCGGCACTCCCGGGCCTAAGGGTGCGGCGTGGCGCAGGGCGGTGTATGGCAGTCTCGGTCCGCTCTCGACCGAAGAGCAAGCCGAGGGCTTGAAAGCATTGGAGCGGCTCTGCCCGTTCGTGGACCTCTCGCGCGTGGGTATCTGGGGCTGGAGCGGCGGCGGTTCGAACACGCTCAACGCACTGTTTCGCAAGCCAGACGATTACCATGTCGGCATTGCCGTAGTGCCAAAGCCTCAGCCGCAGTATTACAACGCTGAGTATCAAGAGATATTCATGCGCACTCCACAGGAAAACCCGGAAGGTTATCGCACCTGTGCACCGATCAATTACGCCGAGGGTTTGCGCGGCGATCTGCTGATCATTACTGGCTCCGGCGAAACCAACACGCACATCGAGATCACCGAAGGACTGGTGGACCGCCTCATCGAATTGGGCAAACGTTTCGACTATTTTGTTTATCCCAACCGCGACCATGGCCTGCGGGAAGGGAAAGGCACCGAGGTCCACGTGCAGATGCTCATTGTGCGCTATCTCATCGAACACCTGCCTCCGGGACCTCGTTGA
- a CDS encoding lysylphosphatidylglycerol synthase domain-containing protein, which yields MSPLDPPDSNPYSTTPALSANSGNARQWLLFAGKLALLALLAWGARQTLEQAFDQLRRERFSWDQVHWGWIALGGLLYILGQLPAAQFWYVILKNLGQKPGWYAAIRAHLIGHLGKYVPGKALVVVLRTALIRGPGVTAAAAIKAIFYETFTSMAVGSLLACLILAYYLQKNGELLWQSLAHWQPIPNSTIGSDPRLLLIAVGLAIVTGIPTIPAVFRYVVGKMRIKRLKTRAESMTSGETPAQPIQASDPPFSPSASVSGVSNQTTNETPDFSKSPENAKIQLADVAADSPFAIVLRDMCWGWCGIALGWLLQGASLWATIQGVGMDLSLAEYGLLLTACAALAIVAGFASLIPGGFGVRELVFLAILAPLFRTTPLLNVVVPILLRVEWLLAELIVAGALWFARPAPRT from the coding sequence TTGTCACCACTTGATCCACCCGACTCCAATCCCTACTCCACCACCCCGGCGCTCTCCGCGAACAGCGGTAACGCGCGGCAGTGGCTCTTATTCGCCGGAAAACTAGCGCTGCTGGCCCTCTTAGCCTGGGGGGCGCGGCAAACCCTGGAGCAAGCCTTCGACCAACTCCGCCGCGAACGTTTTTCCTGGGATCAGGTGCATTGGGGTTGGATCGCCCTGGGGGGCCTGTTGTATATTTTGGGCCAACTGCCCGCCGCGCAGTTTTGGTATGTCATCCTCAAAAATCTGGGCCAAAAACCAGGCTGGTACGCGGCCATCCGGGCCCACCTCATTGGCCATCTGGGTAAGTATGTTCCCGGCAAGGCGCTGGTGGTGGTGCTGCGGACCGCGCTTATCCGGGGACCGGGGGTCACCGCCGCAGCCGCCATCAAGGCAATTTTTTATGAAACATTCACCAGCATGGCCGTCGGTTCGCTGTTGGCCTGCTTGATCTTGGCATATTACCTGCAAAAAAACGGCGAACTATTGTGGCAATCGCTGGCCCATTGGCAGCCGATTCCCAATAGCACCATCGGGTCCGATCCGCGACTGTTATTAATTGCCGTCGGCTTGGCAATCGTCACCGGAATTCCCACGATTCCCGCCGTGTTTCGATATGTTGTGGGAAAAATGCGGATCAAACGGTTAAAAACCCGCGCCGAATCAATGACCAGCGGCGAAACCCCAGCGCAACCAATTCAGGCCTCCGACCCCCCCTTTTCCCCATCCGCTTCCGTTTCAGGGGTGAGTAATCAAACCACAAATGAGACGCCGGACTTTAGCAAAAGTCCGGAAAATGCAAAAATTCAACTGGCCGATGTCGCTGCCGATAGCCCTTTTGCCATTGTCCTGCGCGACATGTGCTGGGGTTGGTGCGGCATTGCCCTGGGCTGGTTATTACAAGGAGCCAGCCTCTGGGCGACGATCCAGGGGGTCGGAATGGACCTGTCGTTGGCGGAATATGGGCTTTTGCTAACCGCCTGTGCCGCCTTGGCCATTGTGGCGGGGTTTGCCTCGCTGATACCAGGCGGATTTGGCGTGCGGGAATTGGTATTTTTGGCGATCTTGGCCCCGCTGTTTCGGACAACGCCACTGCTCAACGTGGTGGTCCCGATCTTGTTGCGGGTCGAATGGCTGCTGGCGGAGTTGATCGTCGCGGGGGCGTTATGGTTCGCGCGGCCAGCCCCCAGGACGTAA
- a CDS encoding SWIM zinc finger family protein, with the protein MYYTWKPYVPVAKRRANSARLIKQQAKKTGRQYSPVIIPGRKIATTFWGSAWCDHLEKHCDYENRLPRGRTYVRGGAVIDLQISPGQVSGLVSGSSVYKVHVKIKTLDAPLWEQICNDCGEQIDSLLDLLQGKFSSGVMRRLTDKEQGMFPRIKEFTFSCSCPDWAVMCKHVAAVLYGVGNRLDQEPELLFKLRGVDQQALLAKATTSENLDQSLGGDSSNNLANADLGAIFGIELADKTDANVSKANASSNGDNNKNSDRVAQSGKRQKSRIKKRPPQKSAKNLTSRATAKKPGSVKTKKSMINQPLTRKSLHSGKSSAAQKKVKPRKLSKVWPETPAETRSILASLAKLVKLEQANLLQLPPPAKQSTSRSNKRHSAAGKLPIDRNR; encoded by the coding sequence ATGTACTATACCTGGAAACCATACGTCCCGGTGGCAAAACGCAGGGCCAATAGCGCACGGCTGATTAAGCAGCAAGCTAAAAAGACTGGCCGACAGTACTCGCCGGTTATCATCCCGGGGCGAAAGATCGCCACCACGTTTTGGGGATCGGCATGGTGCGACCATTTGGAAAAACACTGCGATTACGAAAACCGCTTGCCGCGCGGTCGCACCTATGTGCGGGGCGGCGCGGTCATTGACCTGCAAATTAGTCCCGGCCAGGTTTCCGGGCTGGTTAGCGGCTCTAGTGTCTATAAAGTCCATGTAAAGATCAAGACCCTGGATGCCCCGTTATGGGAACAAATATGCAACGATTGCGGCGAGCAAATTGATTCGTTGTTGGATTTATTGCAAGGAAAGTTTTCTAGCGGAGTCATGCGGCGTCTGACGGACAAAGAGCAGGGTATGTTTCCCCGTATCAAGGAATTTACATTTTCCTGTAGTTGCCCTGATTGGGCCGTGATGTGCAAGCACGTCGCGGCGGTCCTATACGGCGTGGGGAACCGCCTGGATCAGGAGCCGGAGTTGCTATTTAAGCTGCGGGGAGTGGATCAACAAGCGCTACTGGCAAAGGCAACCACGAGCGAAAACCTGGATCAATCGTTAGGGGGGGATTCCAGCAATAACCTCGCGAACGCCGACCTAGGGGCGATCTTTGGAATTGAATTGGCCGACAAAACCGATGCCAATGTGTCCAAAGCTAACGCATCTAGTAATGGGGACAACAACAAAAATTCTGACCGGGTGGCTCAGTCGGGCAAACGGCAAAAATCCCGCATAAAAAAGCGGCCTCCCCAAAAATCCGCCAAAAATCTAACTTCCCGCGCAACTGCAAAAAAGCCCGGTTCCGTGAAAACCAAAAAGTCCATGATAAACCAGCCGCTAACCCGCAAATCGTTGCATTCCGGCAAAAGCAGCGCCGCGCAAAAAAAAGTTAAACCACGCAAGCTATCCAAAGTCTGGCCAGAAACCCCTGCGGAAACTCGCTCAATCCTGGCGTCTTTGGCCAAGTTGGTGAAACTTGAGCAAGCAAATTTATTGCAGCTTCCGCCACCCGCAAAGCAGTCAACCAGCCGGTCTAACAAGCGTCATTCGGCAGCAGGCAAATTACCCATCGACCGCAATCGTTAG
- a CDS encoding AI-2E family transporter codes for MMPRLATLLVLVCLVALFGYLFYQVMAGFLMPLFLALLCAILFEPLHEWVLSRCRGYRYLSASLVTFLVFLMITVPLLITSASLILEARQLVENPQLFIIDPRIMETGVAWVNKRFSLELTAAEIQQVLYTKTRDVLGPIAAATPMRVLDFLVGLSIMLIGLFYFLLDGQRMIAGVRALIPLDEQYQSRLIHEFASISRAVAAATLLSALGQGLLAGIGYYFAGLPSLTLLIIATILTAVIPFVGASIIWFPAALWLIFIAEKFWPGVFLIVYGGAVVSLVDNLIKPLVLQGRTNLHPLLALLSVLGGVQVLGMIGLFVGPMTVVFLQAALTMLQSELGRGPVETTTLNVRT; via the coding sequence ATGATGCCCCGCCTAGCCACGTTATTAGTGCTTGTTTGTCTGGTGGCGCTGTTTGGATATCTGTTTTATCAAGTCATGGCGGGCTTTTTGATGCCGCTATTTTTGGCGCTATTGTGCGCGATTCTTTTTGAACCCCTGCATGAATGGGTCTTATCCAGGTGCCGGGGGTATCGCTATCTAAGCGCCAGCCTGGTGACTTTTTTGGTTTTTCTGATGATCACGGTGCCGCTCTTGATCACCAGCGCCAGCCTGATCCTGGAAGCGCGGCAACTGGTGGAAAACCCGCAGCTATTTATCATTGATCCCCGAATCATGGAAACCGGCGTTGCCTGGGTGAATAAACGCTTTTCGTTAGAGCTGACCGCCGCCGAGATTCAGCAAGTCTTGTATACCAAAACCCGCGATGTGCTGGGACCGATTGCCGCCGCCACGCCGATGCGCGTGCTGGACTTTTTAGTCGGGCTGTCGATTATGCTCATTGGGCTATTCTATTTTTTGTTGGATGGACAACGGATGATCGCCGGCGTCAGGGCGTTAATCCCGCTGGATGAACAATATCAAAGCCGGTTAATTCACGAATTTGCCTCGATCAGCCGGGCTGTCGCGGCGGCGACACTATTGTCGGCGTTGGGACAGGGGCTATTGGCCGGGATTGGCTACTATTTTGCCGGTTTGCCCTCGCTGACGCTCTTGATTATCGCGACCATCTTAACCGCGGTGATCCCCTTTGTGGGTGCCTCCATTATTTGGTTTCCCGCCGCATTATGGCTAATCTTTATCGCGGAAAAATTCTGGCCCGGAGTGTTTTTGATCGTGTATGGCGGGGCGGTGGTTTCCCTGGTGGATAATCTGATCAAGCCGTTGGTCCTGCAAGGGAGGACAAATCTGCATCCCCTGTTGGCGTTGCTAAGTGTATTGGGAGGCGTGCAGGTCCTGGGAATGATCGGGCTATTTGTGGGGCCAATGACGGTCGTCTTTTTGCAGGCGGCGCTGACAATGCTGCAAAGCGAGTTGGGCCGAGGGCCGGTGGAGACTACAACGCTGAATGTACGGACCTAG
- the sthA gene encoding Si-specific NAD(P)(+) transhydrogenase has product MSATTKYDYDLAVIGTGPGGEGAAMQAVKNDLRVLAVERYCKIGGSCTHMGTIPSKALRYTIFQMTEANANPLFRGCGVKVHLTFPQLRQSARGVIEKQVDMRRGFYERNQVPVVQGAARFVDEHTLEVCEENGAKQRFTARGIVIAAGSRPYRPDDIDFRHPRVFDSDTILDLGFTPQSITIYGAGVIGCEYTSMFRNLQCKVNLINTRARLLEFLDDEITDALSYHMRERGVLIRHNEEYEKVEPRDDGVVLHLKSGKQLKTDILLWANGRTGNSDNLGLEHIGITPNKRGQIDVNANYQTVHPHIYAVGDIVGWPSLASAAYVQGRFVSTHFINGEGNPELIKDIPTGIYTSPEISSLGKTERELTDAKIPYEIGHALFKSLARAQITGRTTGMLKILFHRETLELLGIHCFGYQAAEIIHIGQAIMSQKGAANTLLYFINTTFNYPTMAEAYRVAALNGYNRLF; this is encoded by the coding sequence GTGTCCGCAACAACCAAATATGACTATGATCTGGCGGTGATCGGGACCGGTCCCGGCGGCGAAGGGGCCGCCATGCAGGCCGTAAAAAACGACTTGCGCGTCTTGGCCGTCGAACGCTACTGCAAAATCGGCGGCAGTTGCACGCACATGGGGACGATCCCCAGCAAGGCTCTGCGGTACACGATCTTTCAAATGACCGAGGCCAACGCCAATCCCCTCTTTCGCGGTTGCGGGGTCAAAGTCCACCTGACGTTCCCCCAGTTGCGGCAATCTGCCCGCGGCGTCATCGAAAAGCAAGTCGATATGCGCCGCGGCTTTTATGAGCGTAATCAGGTCCCCGTGGTTCAGGGTGCCGCCCGTTTTGTGGATGAACATACCCTGGAAGTCTGCGAGGAGAACGGCGCCAAGCAGCGGTTCACCGCGCGCGGCATTGTTATTGCCGCCGGGTCCCGCCCCTATCGGCCCGATGATATCGACTTTCGCCACCCCCGCGTCTTTGATAGCGACACCATCCTGGACCTGGGCTTTACCCCGCAGTCCATCACCATCTATGGGGCGGGAGTTATCGGCTGCGAATACACCTCCATGTTTCGCAATTTGCAGTGCAAGGTCAACCTCATTAACACCCGCGCGCGGCTGCTCGAGTTTCTCGATGACGAAATCACCGACGCGCTTAGCTATCACATGCGCGAGCGGGGCGTCCTGATCCGCCATAACGAGGAATACGAAAAAGTCGAACCCCGCGACGATGGCGTGGTTTTACACCTCAAAAGCGGCAAACAACTGAAAACCGATATTCTGCTCTGGGCGAATGGCCGTACGGGAAATTCCGATAACCTGGGCCTGGAACATATTGGCATCACGCCCAATAAGCGGGGGCAAATCGACGTTAATGCCAACTATCAGACGGTGCATCCGCATATTTACGCGGTGGGGGATATCGTGGGCTGGCCGTCGCTGGCGAGCGCGGCGTATGTGCAGGGGCGGTTTGTCTCTACGCACTTTATCAATGGCGAAGGAAACCCCGAGCTTATTAAGGACATTCCCACGGGAATTTATACCAGCCCGGAAATCAGTTCCCTGGGCAAGACCGAACGGGAGCTGACGGACGCGAAAATCCCCTATGAAATCGGCCATGCCCTGTTTAAAAGCCTGGCCCGCGCGCAGATCACCGGCCGCACGACGGGGATGCTCAAGATTTTATTTCATCGCGAGACGCTAGAGCTTTTGGGGATACACTGCTTTGGCTATCAGGCGGCGGAAATCATCCACATCGGCCAGGCGATCATGTCGCAAAAGGGAGCCGCGAATACGCTCTTGTACTTTATCAACACCACGTTCAATTATCCGACCATGGCCGAGGCCTACCGCGTGGCGGCGCTGAATGGTTACAACCGGTTGTTTTAG
- a CDS encoding DEAD/DEAH box helicase, whose product MTLTLSLTPRHTLKLTDQAVNQPQLLVEHATELATAVQHSTGRALLLLAAEGLNWPVPPELDFWRGFARKFLEKLCLFGNHWGAEWENLPPLSPSESQEFLSTAPPLPGGEYLTEAALLSMWRDLHQEILARSKVFTGGPEAFLQTLNPLWHALGRLTFHLAENPQDPERPFAFMATYTERLSSQAKLQHRPLADAVRQFASARDQPKLSQLLEPVRRAAEQSKLAAELLATKAIFQAQAWNINQAHRFLVEAPVLQSAGIVLRLPNWWRARQAPRPVVDVRIGERRGDTTTSALLDFQVGVSLDGEPLTEEEREQIWQSAEKMLFLRGKWVEVDREKLQQAVQQWKDLRQERAAGLNLFEGMRLLAGLPRMPGKEEELPAADWSRVTAGSWLQETLTKLRDPATVQNCQPGKKLQATLRPYQAEGVRWLWFLHSLGLGACLADDMGLGKTIQIIDLLQQLTECDQTRLPSLLVVPASLVGNWKQEFAKFAPNLRIFLAHRSECDQAGWEKFLKAPEATLKGYDAVVTTYTQVRGGDWASKLDWRLLVLDEAQAIKNPRSAQTKAVKQLSAQARVVLTGTPIENHLGDLWSLFDFLNPGLLGTASDFKKFAKQSSQQAAGSSLGSLRRLVRPYILRRLKTDPRIAAELPEKTEVHAECGLSKRQAVLYERAIITLAEKLRQTEGIKRRGLILAVLMQLKQICNHPAQYLGESEYVPRDSGKFTRLAELCETIAARQERVLVFTQFQAMTGHLAEYMQSLFGEAGLVLDGSTPVALRQKLVKQFQAENGPPFFVISLKAGGSGLNLTAASQVIHFDRWWNPAVENQATDRAFRLGQKRNVLVHKFVCRGTLEERIDDLLRSKQTLADEILAEQEGKLLTEMKDEELLRFVALDLHRAEDT is encoded by the coding sequence ATGACCCTCACGCTGAGCCTGACGCCCCGGCATACACTGAAACTTACCGATCAGGCCGTTAATCAGCCGCAGTTATTGGTCGAACATGCCACCGAACTGGCGACGGCGGTCCAGCACTCGACGGGTCGGGCGCTTTTACTGTTGGCGGCGGAGGGATTGAATTGGCCCGTTCCGCCGGAATTAGACTTTTGGCGCGGTTTTGCCCGCAAATTTTTAGAAAAACTGTGCTTGTTTGGCAATCATTGGGGAGCGGAGTGGGAAAATCTGCCACCCTTATCCCCGTCCGAATCACAAGAATTCTTATCAACCGCGCCACCCCTCCCCGGGGGTGAGTATCTGACCGAAGCGGCCCTGCTATCGATGTGGCGGGATCTCCACCAAGAAATACTCGCGCGCTCCAAGGTTTTTACCGGCGGCCCCGAAGCTTTTTTGCAAACACTCAATCCGCTCTGGCATGCGCTGGGACGGTTGACCTTTCATCTGGCCGAAAATCCCCAAGACCCCGAACGCCCATTTGCGTTCATGGCCACTTATACAGAGCGACTCTCCTCCCAGGCCAAACTTCAACATCGCCCCTTGGCGGATGCCGTTCGGCAATTTGCCTCGGCCCGCGACCAGCCAAAATTATCCCAATTGCTCGAACCAGTGCGCCGCGCGGCCGAACAATCCAAACTAGCCGCTGAATTGTTAGCCACCAAGGCCATCTTTCAGGCCCAGGCGTGGAATATTAACCAGGCGCATCGCTTTTTGGTGGAGGCACCGGTGCTCCAATCCGCGGGGATCGTGCTCCGCTTGCCAAATTGGTGGCGGGCGCGACAAGCCCCCCGCCCCGTGGTCGATGTGCGCATTGGCGAGCGGCGCGGAGATACCACCACCTCGGCTTTACTGGATTTTCAGGTCGGTGTTAGCCTAGATGGTGAACCCTTGACTGAGGAAGAGAGGGAGCAAATTTGGCAATCCGCTGAAAAAATGTTGTTTTTACGGGGGAAATGGGTGGAAGTGGACCGCGAGAAATTGCAACAGGCCGTCCAGCAATGGAAGGACCTACGTCAGGAGCGCGCCGCGGGACTCAACCTGTTCGAAGGAATGCGCCTCTTGGCGGGCTTGCCCAGGATGCCTGGCAAGGAGGAGGAGCTACCCGCCGCCGATTGGTCGCGCGTCACCGCAGGGAGCTGGCTCCAAGAGACATTGACCAAGCTCCGCGATCCGGCCACCGTGCAAAATTGCCAGCCTGGAAAAAAACTGCAAGCCACCCTCCGGCCTTATCAAGCCGAAGGAGTCCGCTGGTTGTGGTTCTTGCACAGTCTGGGGCTGGGGGCCTGTCTGGCCGACGATATGGGCCTGGGAAAAACAATTCAAATTATTGATTTATTGCAGCAATTGACAGAATGCGACCAAACCAGGCTACCCAGCCTGTTAGTCGTGCCCGCGTCCCTCGTGGGAAATTGGAAGCAGGAATTTGCAAAGTTTGCCCCCAATTTACGGATCTTCCTGGCCCATCGGAGCGAATGCGATCAAGCCGGCTGGGAAAAATTTTTGAAAGCCCCCGAAGCGACCTTAAAGGGTTACGACGCCGTCGTGACCACTTATACCCAGGTGCGCGGGGGAGATTGGGCCAGCAAGCTGGATTGGCGGCTGCTGGTCTTGGATGAAGCCCAGGCTATCAAAAATCCCCGTTCCGCCCAGACCAAGGCGGTCAAACAGCTATCCGCGCAGGCCCGGGTCGTGTTGACCGGCACACCGATCGAAAATCATCTGGGGGATTTGTGGTCATTGTTTGATTTTTTAAATCCCGGGCTGTTGGGCACGGCGTCTGATTTTAAGAAATTTGCCAAACAATCCAGCCAGCAAGCGGCGGGATCGTCGCTGGGTTCGCTGCGACGGTTGGTGCGGCCGTATATTTTACGGCGGCTAAAAACAGATCCGCGAATCGCGGCGGAACTACCCGAAAAAACCGAAGTCCACGCGGAATGCGGTCTCTCCAAGCGGCAAGCTGTGTTGTACGAGCGGGCCATTATCACACTGGCTGAAAAATTGCGACAAACAGAAGGGATCAAACGCCGGGGATTGATTTTGGCGGTGCTGATGCAGTTAAAGCAAATTTGCAATCACCCCGCGCAATACCTGGGCGAGTCGGAGTATGTTCCCCGGGATAGCGGCAAATTTACCCGGCTGGCGGAACTGTGCGAAACGATCGCTGCCCGCCAGGAGCGAGTGCTGGTTTTTACCCAATTTCAGGCCATGACCGGGCATTTGGCGGAATATATGCAAAGTTTGTTTGGGGAGGCGGGGCTGGTCCTGGACGGCTCAACTCCGGTCGCGTTACGTCAAAAATTGGTTAAGCAATTTCAAGCGGAAAATGGCCCGCCGTTTTTTGTGATCTCACTCAAGGCGGGGGGGAGCGGTTTAAATCTGACCGCCGCGTCCCAGGTGATTCATTTTGACCGCTGGTGGAATCCGGCGGTAGAGAATCAGGCAACGGACCGGGCCTTTCGCCTGGGCCAAAAGCGGAATGTGCTGGTGCACAAGTTTGTCTGCCGGGGGACGTTGGAGGAACGCATTGACGATCTACTGCGGTCTAAGCAAACACTGGCCGACGAGATTTTAGCCGAACAAGAAGGAAAGCTGCTGACGGAAATGAAGGACGAGGAACTGTTGCGGTTTGTGGCACTGGACCTGCACCGCGCCGAAGATACGTAG